The following coding sequences are from one Capsicum annuum cultivar UCD-10X-F1 chromosome 3, UCD10Xv1.1, whole genome shotgun sequence window:
- the LOC107865737 gene encoding probable disease resistance RPP8-like protein 2, producing the protein MEMESKKMVKRCGGHPVAIIKLAQVLADSVIDVEKLYHFWIVDGLVKLQDMRDEGASLNIAEQYLTELDKMGMIEVEEEDVPTATRLKSCRIHKMMRLLSISMGNQINFNQYLVSDTSSSSSSSSSSPLLSSRKRLRRLSLLHILDPHKQQVRKPVKILPFDVEELKLLRLLDFDGVDFGSYDDKLSGDDQKKNTGLVLQGLSKLVHLKYLSFKRCFLDEYLSLSITSNLQILDLRVDDLINEVILPNVLRNMRRMKHLYLPRMFQTYNGDKLRLDGMTELETLENFITKVCNVADLQTMNKLHSVAMKVDGYFPDLQFINQHLKKPSNGQIQLSIDIRNFDCFVDQRHSLIREVLEYLGVRIFSIEGHINELPARYNISQGLTKIVLIGSELEKDPMQNLFKLSHLRVLVLDDNAFEGTKMVSPASGYTQLRHLELLNLKFLESWTIENNSMPKLSNMKIENCNKLKVPNGHESLTALKELEIAKIPKKFVHLLLKMDPTQREDTSLVNYEKITFPISDEIIRLEDED; encoded by the exons ATGGAAATGGAAAGTAAGAAAATGGTGAAACGCTGTGGAGGGCACCCAGTAGCCATCATCAAGCTGGCTCAAGTTTTGGCAG ATTCGGTGATAGATGTGGAGAAATTATATCACTTTTGGATAGTTGATGGATTAGTGAAGCTGCAAGACATGAGAGATGAAGGAGCATCGTTAAATATTGCAGAACAATATCTAACTGAACTCGACAAAATGGGTATGATTGAGGTGGAAGAAGAGGATGTTCCAACTGCTACACGACTCAAATCTTGCCGCATTCATAAAATGATGCGACTGCTAAGCATATCAATGGGTAACCAGATTAATTTCAACCAATATTTGGTTTCGGATACCTCCTCTTCCTCGTCGTCCTCCTCCTCCTCACCATTACTATCATCAAGAAAGAGATTACGGCGATTGTCCCT CCTGCATATCCTTGACCCACACAAACAGCAAGTTAGGAAACCTGTAAAAATATTGCCTTTTGATGTCGAGGAGCTAAAGCTACTAAGACTTCTTGATTTTGACGGGGTTGACTTTGGATCATATGACGATAAGTTATCAGGTGATGATCAGAAAAAGAATACTGGTTTAGTACTCCAAGGGTTATCCAAGCTAGTCCATTTGAAGTATCTGAGTTTCAAAAGATGTTTTCTGGACGAATACTTATCGTTGTCCATCACTTCTAACTTGCAAATACTTGACTTGCGAGTGGATGATTTGATTAACGAGGTGATTCTGCCAAATGTTTTGCGGAATATGAGAAGAATGAAACATCTATATCTTCCACGTATGTTTCAAACATACAACGGAGATAAGTTGAGGCTTGATGGCATGACAGAGCTTGAGACCCTAGAAAACTTCATCACAAAGGTGTGCAATGTTGCTGATCTGCAAACAATGAACAAACTCCATAGCGTAGCCATGAAGGTTGACGGTTATTTCCCTGACCTGCAGTTCATCAACCAGCATCTGAAAAAACCTTCAAACGGACAGATTCAGTTGTCTATAGATATCAGAAATTTTGATTGCTTTGTTGATCAGAGGCATTCACTTATCAGGGAAGTATTGGAATACTTGGGTGTCCGAATCTTTTCCATTGAAGGACATATCAATGAGCTTCCTGCCAGATACAACATCTCCCAAGGTTTAACAAAGATAGTCCTGATTGGCTCTGAACTTGAGAAAGATCCTATGCAAAATCTATTTAAGCTTTCCCATTTACGTGTTCTAGTCCTCGATGATAATGCTTTTGAAGGCACGAAAATGGTCAGTCCTGCTTCGGGTTATACTCAACTCAGGCATTTGGaactcttgaatttgaagtttcTGGAGAGTTGGACTATAGAAAACAATTCTATGCCCAAACTTTCTaacatgaaaatagaaaattgcAACAAACTGAAGGTCCCTAATGGTCACGAATCCCTCACTGCTCTTAAAGAGTTGGAGATTGCAAAGATCCCTAAAAAATTTGTACATTTGCTCCTCAAGATGGACCCAACACAAAGAGAAGACACATCCTTAGTAAATTATGAGAAGATCACTTTTCCAATAAGTGATG AGATTATCAGATTGGAAGATGAAGATTAA